One segment of Deinococcus arcticus DNA contains the following:
- a CDS encoding PilT/PilU family type 4a pilus ATPase: MSVLNSVLSALVKEGASDIHLRTGSAPAGRVNGLIKRYGETRLAPDHVEGFAREMMTPAMWEEFTQRREADFAYGIPGLARFRVNAYWQRGSIGLIMRVIEEKPIPTFEQLGLPQATFEQLAQHERGLILVTGPTGSGKTTTLASLLDHINDTQPVNIVTLEDPIEVLHRDKTAMISQRELGMDTLTFANGLRASMRQDPDVILIGEMRDKETVEAALSAAQTGHLVFSTLHTQDAIRTVNRIIDFFAPHERDQIRQGLSESIVGIISQRLLPKAGGGRVLGLEILLGTPTVRECIKDPERTEEIKQALLEGGARGMHTFDQHLASLVQAGLMTEEDALASATSAHELKIMMMRAQYA; encoded by the coding sequence ATGAGTGTCCTTAACAGCGTTCTGTCTGCCCTGGTCAAGGAAGGGGCCAGCGACATCCACCTGCGTACCGGAAGCGCACCTGCGGGCCGCGTGAACGGCCTGATCAAGCGCTACGGGGAAACCAGGCTGGCCCCCGACCACGTGGAGGGCTTTGCGCGCGAGATGATGACCCCCGCCATGTGGGAAGAATTTACCCAGCGCCGCGAGGCTGACTTTGCCTACGGCATCCCCGGGCTGGCGCGCTTTCGCGTGAACGCCTACTGGCAGCGCGGCAGCATTGGCCTGATCATGCGGGTGATCGAGGAAAAGCCCATTCCCACCTTCGAGCAGCTGGGGCTGCCCCAGGCCACCTTTGAGCAGCTGGCGCAGCATGAACGCGGCCTGATTCTGGTCACCGGGCCCACCGGCAGCGGCAAGACCACCACGCTGGCCAGCCTGCTGGACCACATCAACGACACGCAGCCCGTGAACATCGTGACGCTGGAAGACCCCATCGAGGTGCTGCACAGGGACAAGACGGCGATGATCAGCCAGCGCGAGCTGGGCATGGACACGCTGACGTTTGCCAACGGCCTGCGCGCCTCCATGCGCCAGGACCCCGACGTGATCCTGATTGGCGAGATGCGTGACAAGGAAACCGTGGAAGCGGCCCTCTCGGCGGCGCAGACCGGCCACCTTGTGTTTTCCACGCTGCACACCCAGGACGCCATTCGCACCGTCAACCGCATCATTGACTTCTTCGCGCCGCACGAGCGCGACCAGATTCGCCAGGGCCTGTCGGAGAGCATCGTGGGCATCATCAGCCAGCGGCTGCTGCCCAAGGCGGGGGGCGGGCGCGTGCTGGGCCTGGAAATCCTGCTGGGCACGCCCACCGTCCGCGAGTGCATCAAGGACCCCGAGCGCACCGAGGAAATCAAGCAGGCCCTGCTGGAAGGCGGCGCGCGCGGCATGCACACCTTCGACCAGCATCTGGCCAGCCTCGTGCAGGCCGGGCTGATGACCGAGGAAGACGCCCTGGCCAGCGCCACCAGCGCGCACGAACTGAAGATCATGATGATGCGGGCGCAGTACGCGTAA
- a CDS encoding DinB family protein, whose protein sequence is MSRRASPYVPALVTVATVGVAAGAAYLARTRKKEVTGLVVSRVLERPASRSSYSDLAQSLERAGTFLTGRSERAADTPANRELLGHIIGIERWGQSRIEAALRGQAPTEDSYHPHRPPLDTPLAGLRAQVTTTRAATVDLARRLHRVAPDDALTAPHNQLGALSPKAWLRYLTQHADLESRRLRGAPAQTAPGGGTQALPAPASKL, encoded by the coding sequence ATGAGCCGACGCGCCAGTCCTTACGTGCCCGCCCTTGTCACGGTTGCCACGGTGGGCGTGGCCGCCGGGGCCGCCTACCTCGCCCGCACCCGCAAGAAAGAGGTGACCGGGCTGGTGGTCAGCCGCGTGCTGGAACGCCCGGCCTCGCGCTCCTCTTACAGTGATCTGGCGCAGAGCCTGGAACGCGCCGGCACCTTTCTGACGGGCCGCAGCGAGCGCGCCGCCGACACGCCCGCCAACCGCGAACTGCTGGGCCACATCATTGGCATTGAGCGCTGGGGCCAGAGCCGCATTGAAGCGGCCCTGCGCGGCCAGGCCCCCACCGAGGACAGCTATCACCCGCACCGCCCCCCGCTGGACACCCCATTGGCCGGATTGCGCGCGCAGGTGACCACCACGCGCGCCGCCACCGTGGACCTCGCGCGGCGCCTGCACCGCGTGGCCCCCGACGACGCCCTGACCGCCCCGCACAACCAGCTGGGTGCCCTGAGCCCCAAGGCGTGGCTGCGCTACCTGACCCAGCACGCGGACCTGGAAAGCCGGCGCCTGCGCGGCGCACCGGCCCAGACGGCGCCGGGCGGGGGCACCCAGGCGCTGCCGGCGCCTGCATCAAAACTGTAA
- a CDS encoding 5-formyltetrahydrofolate cyclo-ligase, with translation MMTAGAYREQVWDELMQRRACAYPLPPHGHCPNFTHARRAAAALLACAQVAAQHTLIVGPERALYPLRTLALKAGKTLYVPHQKKAGWYWRLTDPRGARLSALPEYGEAVLVPDGAQAAVLACVAADPQGGRLGKGFGWGARGLGLDLPEYTLAHPLMLSARLPCPPDSQVTLIGTAGGVVACDPA, from the coding sequence ATGATGACGGCCGGGGCCTACCGCGAGCAGGTGTGGGATGAGTTGATGCAGCGCCGGGCCTGCGCCTACCCGCTGCCGCCACATGGCCACTGCCCCAACTTCACCCACGCGCGCAGGGCCGCCGCCGCCCTGCTGGCCTGCGCCCAGGTGGCGGCCCAGCACACGCTGATCGTGGGCCCCGAACGCGCCCTGTACCCGCTGCGCACCCTGGCCCTGAAGGCAGGCAAGACCCTGTATGTGCCGCACCAGAAAAAGGCAGGCTGGTACTGGCGCCTGACTGACCCCCGGGGCGCGCGCCTGAGTGCCCTGCCGGAGTACGGCGAGGCGGTGCTCGTTCCAGACGGCGCCCAGGCGGCCGTGCTGGCCTGCGTGGCGGCCGACCCCCAGGGCGGGCGGCTGGGCAAGGGCTTTGGCTGGGGGGCGCGTGGCCTGGGGCTGGACCTGCCGGAATACACCCTGGCCCACCCGCTGATGCTGAGTGCGCGCCTGCCCTGCCCGCCGGACTCGCAGGTGACCCTGATCGGCACGGCGGGCGGCGTGGTGGCCTGTGACCCAGCCTGA
- a CDS encoding carbon-nitrogen hydrolase family protein, whose amino-acid sequence MTDQGSVVRVAAAAYPVERLNGWAAYEAKLARWVAEAAAQGAQLLIFPEYAPLELISLLPSELHHDVLGMRPALQAFLPAFLALHARLAREHGVGIVAGSFPVAHGDLFVNRAYVFGPDGTQAHQDKLLMTRFEAEEWAIAPGEGVRVFELPLPGWTLRFGVAICYDSEFPALARQLAEGGAELLVVPSFTGSRAGYTRVRVGSMARALENQCYVLHAPLIADAPWTYAVEDAHGAAGLYAPADNGLPADGVVAQRGWNDSGWLVADLDLALTRHVRRDGHVLNWRDRHIGQSRPGPAEAVALGAPEPV is encoded by the coding sequence ATGACAGACCAGGGCAGTGTGGTGCGGGTGGCGGCGGCGGCGTATCCGGTGGAGCGTCTGAACGGCTGGGCCGCCTACGAGGCCAAGCTCGCGCGCTGGGTGGCCGAGGCGGCGGCCCAGGGCGCGCAACTGCTGATCTTTCCTGAATACGCGCCACTGGAACTCATCAGTCTGCTGCCCAGCGAACTTCACCACGACGTGCTGGGCATGCGCCCGGCGCTGCAGGCGTTTCTGCCGGCGTTTCTGGCGCTGCACGCCCGGCTGGCCCGCGAGCACGGGGTGGGAATCGTGGCGGGCAGCTTCCCGGTGGCGCACGGCGACCTGTTCGTGAACCGCGCCTACGTGTTTGGCCCGGACGGCACCCAGGCCCACCAGGACAAGCTGCTGATGACCCGCTTTGAGGCCGAGGAGTGGGCCATCGCTCCCGGCGAGGGCGTGCGCGTGTTCGAGCTGCCGCTGCCCGGCTGGACGCTGCGCTTTGGCGTGGCCATCTGCTACGACAGCGAGTTTCCGGCGCTGGCCCGCCAGCTGGCCGAAGGCGGCGCAGAACTGCTGGTGGTGCCGTCGTTCACCGGCAGCCGCGCCGGGTACACGCGCGTGCGGGTGGGCAGCATGGCCCGCGCCCTGGAAAATCAGTGCTACGTGCTGCACGCCCCCCTGATTGCCGACGCCCCCTGGACCTACGCCGTGGAGGACGCCCACGGCGCGGCGGGCCTCTACGCGCCCGCCGACAACGGGCTGCCCGCTGACGGCGTGGTGGCGCAGCGCGGCTGGAACGACAGCGGCTGGCTGGTGGCCGACCTGGACCTGGCCCTGACCCGGCATGTGCGCCGGGACGGCCACGTGCTCAACTGGCGCGACCGGCACATCGGCCAGAGCCGCCCCGGCCCCGCCGAGGCGGTGGCCCTGGGGGCCCCGGAGCCGGTGTGA
- a CDS encoding GNAT family N-acetyltransferase — MSLQIRRLTLADAPAYREARLAALRADPAAFVTTAEQFAAWPLERLAVRLAPGAPGVTFGAFLSGELVGLLTLMREESPAQAHRVNVFSVSVAPAARGQGVGVGLVRAAIDHARTWPGVTSLHLTVTDTQHAARRLYERCGFRVWGTQPDALRRDGQVYEEHWMWLAVGRESSGQEI; from the coding sequence GTGAGCCTTCAGATTCGCCGCCTGACCCTGGCCGATGCCCCCGCCTACCGGGAAGCGAGGCTGGCCGCCCTGCGCGCCGACCCCGCCGCCTTCGTGACCACCGCCGAGCAGTTTGCGGCCTGGCCTCTTGAGCGGCTGGCCGTTCGCCTGGCCCCGGGCGCGCCCGGCGTGACCTTCGGGGCCTTTTTAAGCGGCGAACTGGTGGGCCTGCTGACCCTGATGCGGGAGGAATCCCCGGCCCAGGCCCACCGCGTGAACGTTTTCAGTGTGTCGGTGGCCCCGGCGGCGCGCGGGCAGGGTGTGGGCGTGGGGCTGGTAAGGGCCGCCATTGACCACGCCCGCACCTGGCCCGGCGTGACCTCTTTGCACCTGACTGTGACCGACACCCAGCACGCCGCCCGGCGCCTGTATGAACGCTGCGGCTTTCGGGTGTGGGGCACGCAGCCCGACGCCCTGCGCCGGGACGGGCAGGTGTACGAGGAGCACTGGATGTGGTTGGCGGTGGGCCGCGAGTCGAGCGGCCAAGAAATCTAG
- a CDS encoding WapI family immunity protein — protein sequence MHLRKGALKLSLELVEYQFPDPAIGWDANWLNVRLKLSLPDGRLWEVVDPCLTAQEAHQLVAWLEEVAEHAPTFIGWQGAVLSSEESFTEPCLMIAARSPWFSHPEWDEQLHLRVTLSSEYLPPFAHELDHSPAWAEAGEVSAAWLDFPVTQADLRELRAQWAAQVQRFPVRDPSRTPCR from the coding sequence ATGCACCTGAGAAAAGGAGCGCTCAAGCTGTCCCTTGAGCTTGTGGAGTATCAGTTTCCAGACCCAGCTATTGGATGGGACGCCAACTGGCTGAATGTCCGGCTGAAGCTGTCGTTGCCGGATGGCCGGCTCTGGGAAGTTGTAGACCCTTGCCTGACCGCACAGGAGGCCCACCAGTTGGTCGCCTGGCTGGAAGAGGTGGCAGAACACGCCCCGACCTTTATTGGCTGGCAGGGGGCTGTGCTAAGCAGCGAGGAATCCTTCACCGAACCCTGCCTGATGATCGCGGCCCGCTCGCCCTGGTTCAGCCACCCTGAGTGGGACGAGCAGCTGCACCTGCGCGTCACGCTGAGTTCAGAGTATCTGCCGCCCTTTGCCCATGAACTGGACCATTCACCAGCCTGGGCCGAAGCGGGCGAAGTCTCGGCCGCGTGGCTGGATTTTCCTGTAACCCAGGCGGACCTGCGCGAGTTGCGCGCCCAGTGGGCCGCACAGGTGCAGCGGTTCCCGGTTCGCGACCCGTCCCGAACCCCCTGCCGCTAG
- a CDS encoding BioF/Kbl family PLP-dependent acyltransferase yields the protein MPVTLSDRLSAELSGLRESGLLISPRVLDAPQHARTTVDGREVVNLASNNYLGFANHPALKARAAEYLQKWGVGAGAVRTIAGTLRIHEELEEQIAGFKHTGSALVLHSGFSTNQGVLGGLLKEGDLVVSDELNHASIIDGLRLTKATRKVFKHADPEDLDRVLRENPTEGLIMVVTDGVFSMDGDLAPLDRLVEVARRYGAVTYVDDAHGSGVMGAQGRGTVHHFGFEYADDVIQVGTLSKAWGGVGGYAAGHAGLRQLLINRARPYLFSTAQAPATVGALAAALDEVQRDPTLMERLWANTRYFKAELGRLGFDTFGSVTPITPVIFGEAPAAFEASRRLFDEGIFAVGLGFPTVPRTLARIRNIVTAEHTRDDLDRALAAYEKVGRALGTIGG from the coding sequence ATGCCTGTCACCCTGTCCGACCGCCTGAGCGCCGAACTCTCCGGCCTGCGTGAAAGTGGCCTGCTGATCAGCCCGCGCGTGCTGGACGCCCCGCAGCACGCCCGCACCACGGTGGACGGGCGCGAGGTCGTGAACCTTGCCAGCAACAACTATCTGGGCTTTGCCAATCACCCGGCCCTGAAGGCGCGCGCCGCCGAATACCTGCAGAAGTGGGGCGTGGGGGCCGGGGCCGTGCGCACCATTGCCGGCACCCTGCGCATTCACGAGGAACTGGAAGAGCAGATTGCAGGCTTCAAGCACACTGGCAGCGCGCTGGTGCTGCACAGCGGCTTTTCCACCAACCAGGGCGTGCTGGGCGGCCTGCTCAAAGAGGGCGACCTCGTGGTCAGCGACGAGCTGAACCACGCCAGCATCATTGACGGCCTGCGCCTGACCAAAGCCACCCGCAAGGTCTTCAAGCACGCCGACCCCGAGGACCTGGACCGCGTGCTGCGCGAGAACCCCACGGAAGGGCTGATCATGGTGGTGACCGACGGCGTGTTCAGCATGGACGGCGACCTGGCCCCGCTGGACAGACTGGTCGAGGTGGCCCGCCGGTACGGCGCCGTGACCTATGTGGACGACGCCCACGGCAGCGGCGTGATGGGCGCGCAGGGGCGGGGCACCGTGCATCACTTCGGTTTCGAGTACGCCGACGACGTGATTCAGGTGGGCACCCTGAGCAAGGCCTGGGGCGGCGTGGGCGGCTACGCGGCGGGGCACGCCGGGCTGCGCCAGCTGCTGATCAACCGCGCCCGGCCCTACCTGTTTTCCACCGCGCAGGCCCCCGCCACGGTGGGCGCCCTGGCCGCCGCGCTGGACGAGGTGCAGCGCGACCCCACGCTGATGGAGCGCCTGTGGGCCAACACCCGCTACTTCAAGGCGGAACTGGGGCGCCTGGGCTTCGACACCTTTGGCAGCGTCACGCCCATCACGCCCGTCATTTTCGGGGAAGCGCCCGCCGCCTTTGAGGCCAGCCGCCGCCTGTTCGATGAGGGCATCTTTGCCGTGGGGCTGGGCTTTCCCACCGTGCCCCGCACCCTGGCCCGCATCCGCAACATCGTGACCGCCGAGCACACCCGCGACGATCTGGACCGGGCCCTGGCCGCCTACGAGAAGGTGGGCCGCGCCCTGGGCACGATTGGGGGCTGA
- the ubiE gene encoding bifunctional demethylmenaquinone methyltransferase/2-methoxy-6-polyprenyl-1,4-benzoquinol methylase UbiE: MTKRPAVGDRQDKGQDVQAMFASIAPRYDLLNRVLSLGVDRGWRRVAAQEALALQPRRVLDVATGTADFALELKTRAPEAEVVGSDFVPQMLAIGRQKAQARHLSISLEEGDALNLPYPDGSFDAVTCAFGFRNFADYERGLSEFWRVLAPGGRAVILEFPPPRPGLFGAVFRFYFRHVLPRIGALVSGNAGAYTYLPESVLAFPDPARLERLMQATGFRTRFRLLTFGIAAIHVGDKL; this comes from the coding sequence ATGACCAAGCGGCCAGCGGTGGGCGACCGGCAGGACAAGGGGCAGGACGTGCAGGCGATGTTCGCCTCTATTGCACCCCGCTACGATCTGCTCAACCGGGTGCTGAGCCTGGGCGTGGACCGGGGCTGGCGCCGCGTGGCCGCCCAGGAGGCGCTGGCGCTGCAGCCCCGCCGCGTTCTGGACGTGGCCACCGGGACCGCCGACTTTGCCCTGGAACTGAAAACGCGCGCCCCAGAGGCCGAGGTGGTGGGCAGTGACTTCGTGCCGCAGATGCTGGCCATCGGCCGCCAGAAAGCACAGGCCCGGCACCTCAGCATCTCTCTGGAAGAGGGCGACGCCCTGAACCTGCCCTACCCAGACGGCAGCTTCGACGCCGTGACCTGCGCCTTTGGCTTTCGCAACTTCGCCGACTACGAGCGCGGCCTCTCGGAATTCTGGCGGGTGCTGGCCCCGGGCGGCCGGGCGGTCATTCTGGAGTTCCCGCCGCCCCGGCCCGGGCTGTTCGGCGCCGTATTCCGCTTCTACTTCCGCCACGTGCTGCCGCGCATCGGCGCCCTGGTCAGCGGCAACGCCGGGGCCTACACCTACCTGCCAGAAAGCGTGCTGGCCTTTCCCGACCCCGCCCGCCTGGAGCGCCTGATGCAGGCCACTGGCTTTCGCACCCGCTTTCGCCTGCTGACCTTTGGCATCGCCGCCATTCACGTGGGCGACAAGCTGTAG
- a CDS encoding PadR family transcriptional regulator produces the protein MAIHNGDLELSLLTLLETGEHYGLELAKALHTLTGGDLDLNAGTLYPALHRLEQRGWLRSESRPSPRGGHPLRYYRLTPAGQAALDAKRDAYHRWHQGLTGHWGNR, from the coding sequence ATGGCCATTCACAACGGGGATCTGGAGCTCTCGCTGCTGACGCTGCTGGAGACTGGGGAGCACTACGGCCTGGAACTGGCCAAGGCCCTGCACACGCTGACAGGCGGCGACCTTGATCTGAACGCCGGGACCCTGTACCCGGCGCTGCACCGTCTGGAGCAGCGCGGCTGGCTGCGCAGCGAGAGCCGGCCCAGCCCCCGGGGGGGTCACCCTCTGCGCTACTACCGCCTGACCCCGGCTGGACAGGCGGCGCTGGATGCCAAGCGGGACGCCTATCACCGCTGGCACCAGGGCCTGACCGGGCACTGGGGGAACCGGTGA
- a CDS encoding permease prefix domain 1-containing protein has protein sequence MKALERFLNRATRGLPGGQRRQVREELRGNILERAAELQVMGVPAEEALRRALQDFGAPAPLAAGLRRVHLWPRLGLLGGLCSLALAGTLLALPRQSTSAPPLVIQMPECRPTRAGAPSLCTHAQKFWVGLGSLTARLQAQGATVETVQRTVVGPSDRDSPLVSFTEDVLVVRWTEAAGEVGQVEIPRTNRVLEAMIERAVQQGRPAFWPGPVLERDGERLLDSDILLGSVRSTLNQPLKIERPFDGPVLMLGRLRLELASPGEGVSLLPTVEEWLTFTLSRTLDVTIYTGAHLIPRPHESRGIVPSFAQRVRVRGAPGEVYAVLRPITFRGVSGLGMDLVTVDAQGQLPFRSVQAQVRFTGDLQALGNSGAAKPAVALLRLGPEVRMDRAGRVAYTPEVP, from the coding sequence GTGAAGGCGCTGGAGCGCTTTCTGAACCGGGCCACGCGCGGCCTGCCTGGGGGTCAGCGGCGCCAGGTTCGTGAAGAACTGCGGGGCAACATTCTGGAGCGGGCGGCGGAGCTTCAGGTGATGGGCGTGCCCGCAGAGGAGGCGCTGCGCCGCGCCCTGCAGGACTTTGGGGCGCCGGCGCCGCTGGCGGCCGGGCTGCGGCGGGTGCATCTGTGGCCCCGGCTGGGGCTGCTGGGCGGGCTGTGTAGCCTCGCGCTGGCGGGGACCCTGCTGGCCCTGCCGCGCCAGAGCACCAGTGCGCCGCCCCTGGTGATCCAGATGCCCGAGTGCCGACCCACCCGGGCGGGCGCCCCCAGCCTGTGCACCCATGCCCAGAAGTTCTGGGTGGGGCTGGGCAGCCTGACCGCCCGCCTGCAGGCGCAGGGGGCCACGGTGGAGACGGTCCAGCGTACTGTGGTGGGGCCTTCAGACAGAGACAGCCCACTGGTCAGTTTCACCGAGGACGTGCTGGTGGTGCGCTGGACCGAAGCGGCGGGCGAGGTGGGACAGGTGGAAATTCCCCGCACCAACCGCGTCCTTGAGGCGATGATCGAGCGGGCTGTCCAGCAGGGGCGGCCCGCGTTCTGGCCCGGCCCTGTGCTGGAGCGTGACGGCGAGCGTCTGCTGGACAGCGACATTCTCCTGGGCAGTGTGCGCTCCACCCTGAACCAACCACTGAAGATTGAGCGCCCGTTCGATGGTCCGGTGCTGATGCTGGGCCGCCTGCGGCTGGAACTCGCGTCCCCCGGAGAGGGGGTAAGTCTCCTGCCCACGGTCGAAGAGTGGCTCACGTTCACCCTCTCCAGAACGCTCGATGTGACGATCTACACCGGCGCCCACCTGATCCCCCGGCCCCACGAATCGAGGGGCATCGTGCCGAGCTTTGCCCAGCGGGTCCGGGTGCGGGGCGCGCCCGGCGAAGTGTACGCCGTGCTCCGCCCCATCACCTTCCGGGGCGTCAGTGGGCTGGGCATGGACCTGGTGACCGTGGATGCCCAGGGGCAACTGCCCTTCCGTTCAGTCCAGGCACAGGTGCGCTTTACGGGTGACCTGCAGGCGCTGGGCAACAGCGGCGCCGCCAAGCCCGCTGTGGCGCTGCTGCGCCTGGGCCCTGAGGTGCGGATGGACCGCGCGGGACGGGTGGCCTACACCCCAGAAGTGCCCTGA
- the odhB gene encoding 2-oxoglutarate dehydrogenase complex dihydrolipoyllysine-residue succinyltransferase — protein sequence MADIKVPVFSESVSEGTLLAWHKKPGDPVKRGEVLAEIETDKVVLEVTALQDGMLVSTAKNEGDTVLSEEVLGVVGDAGSAPVASTPTTTGPSTNGTSAPAASEAPAPTENPAGNEATRRDDLSPAVRKIVAEQGLDPAQIPATGPRGNITKADAVAAAQGGLTYQGPQDAARPVSQQTSSAPATPAVTPAATIPAGARPEQRVPMTRIRQRIAERLKDVQNTAALLTTFNEVNMKPAMDLRKKYQDPFVAKHGTKLGFMSLFVRAATEALKAFPVVNASVDGKDIIYHGYYDIGIAVASDRGLVVPILRDTDTMSLAGIEKQIAEFANRAKGGKLTLDDMSGGTFSITNGGTFGSMMSTPIINAPQSAILGMHNIIERPIAQNGQVVIAPMMYIALSYDHRIIDGKEAVQFLVMIKNLLEDPARMLLEL from the coding sequence ATGGCGGACATCAAGGTTCCTGTTTTTTCCGAGTCGGTGAGCGAGGGCACGCTGCTGGCGTGGCACAAGAAGCCCGGTGACCCGGTCAAGCGCGGCGAGGTGCTGGCCGAAATTGAGACCGACAAGGTGGTGCTGGAAGTCACCGCCCTGCAAGACGGCATGCTGGTCAGCACCGCCAAGAACGAGGGCGACACGGTGCTGAGCGAGGAAGTGCTGGGCGTGGTGGGCGACGCCGGCAGCGCGCCGGTCGCCTCCACGCCCACCACGACCGGCCCCAGCACGAACGGCACCAGCGCGCCCGCGGCCAGCGAGGCCCCAGCCCCCACCGAGAACCCGGCCGGCAACGAGGCCACGCGCCGCGACGACCTCTCGCCCGCCGTGCGCAAGATCGTGGCCGAGCAGGGCCTGGACCCCGCGCAGATTCCGGCCACTGGGCCCCGGGGCAACATCACCAAGGCCGACGCCGTGGCCGCTGCCCAGGGTGGGCTGACCTACCAGGGCCCTCAGGACGCCGCCCGGCCGGTGAGCCAGCAGACCAGCAGCGCCCCGGCCACTCCCGCTGTGACGCCCGCCGCCACCATTCCGGCCGGCGCGCGCCCCGAGCAGCGCGTGCCCATGACCCGCATTCGCCAGCGCATTGCCGAGCGCCTGAAAGACGTGCAGAACACGGCGGCCCTGCTGACCACCTTCAACGAGGTCAACATGAAGCCGGCGATGGACCTGCGCAAGAAGTACCAGGACCCGTTTGTGGCCAAGCACGGCACCAAGCTGGGCTTCATGAGCCTGTTCGTGCGCGCCGCCACCGAGGCTCTCAAGGCGTTCCCGGTGGTCAATGCCAGCGTGGACGGCAAGGACATCATCTACCACGGCTACTACGACATTGGCATTGCGGTTGCCAGCGACCGGGGCCTGGTGGTGCCCATCCTGCGCGACACCGACACCATGAGCCTGGCGGGCATTGAAAAGCAGATTGCCGAATTTGCCAACAGGGCCAAGGGCGGCAAGCTGACGCTGGACGATATGTCGGGCGGCACCTTCTCCATCACCAACGGCGGCACCTTCGGGTCCATGATGAGCACGCCCATCATCAACGCGCCTCAGAGCGCGATCCTGGGGATGCACAACATCATCGAGCGCCCCATTGCCCAGAATGGCCAGGTGGTGATCGCCCCCATGATGTACATCGCCCTGAGCTACGACCACCGCATCATTGACGGCAAGGAAGCGGTGCAGTTCCTGGTGATGATCAAGAACCTGCTGGAAGACCCAGCGCGGATGCTGCTGGAGCTGTAA